In Deltaproteobacteria bacterium, one DNA window encodes the following:
- the xseA gene encoding exodeoxyribonuclease VII large subunit, producing MNLRQKIYTISELNSQIKQILENTFPSIWISGEISNFKAHSSGHYYFSLKDGHAQISAVMFKGSNRFLKFQLEDGLEVIANGRVTVYEPRGSYQIVLEYLEPKGLGALQLAFEQLKKKLEAEGLFELTRKKALPLLPQKIGIITSPTGAAIRDLLQILQRRYPNIEVLLIPVQVQGEKAAPEIAAAMAEMNTFEDVDVLIVGRGGGSLEDLWAFNTELVARAIAASRIPIISAVGHEIDVTISDFVADLRAPTPSAAAELVVPRKEDLRSLVAQFQVDLYKNCLRFIKNYQEKLNFLKSHLRHPQKRLEELFQRLDELQERLNLAQKKSFEKYHLAVCNLQQMLQMLSPLAILKRGYAIVYQQQNQVWIPLKTKVHVQVGELLKIRLSEEELETKVTARGQL from the coding sequence ATGAATCTTCGCCAAAAAATCTACACCATTTCTGAGCTCAACTCTCAAATTAAACAAATTTTAGAAAACACCTTTCCCTCCATTTGGATTTCAGGAGAAATTTCCAATTTCAAGGCCCATAGTTCGGGGCATTACTATTTTTCCCTCAAGGATGGACATGCGCAAATTTCTGCAGTTATGTTTAAAGGCTCTAACCGCTTCCTAAAATTTCAATTAGAAGATGGACTGGAAGTGATTGCGAATGGTCGGGTGACTGTCTATGAACCTCGAGGCTCTTACCAAATCGTTTTGGAATACCTAGAGCCCAAGGGCTTGGGTGCTCTGCAGCTGGCTTTCGAGCAACTGAAAAAAAAATTAGAAGCAGAAGGTTTGTTTGAGCTCACCCGTAAAAAAGCCCTACCTTTATTGCCACAAAAAATTGGAATCATTACTTCTCCAACGGGTGCGGCCATTCGCGACTTGCTGCAAATCCTTCAGCGTCGATATCCCAATATTGAGGTGTTGCTGATCCCGGTTCAGGTGCAAGGTGAAAAAGCGGCCCCAGAAATTGCAGCGGCCATGGCTGAAATGAATACTTTTGAGGATGTCGATGTCCTAATTGTGGGCCGAGGTGGAGGTTCTCTGGAAGATTTGTGGGCCTTTAATACCGAACTTGTTGCTCGTGCAATTGCCGCTTCGCGTATTCCCATTATTTCCGCAGTAGGACACGAAATCGACGTCACGATTTCCGATTTTGTGGCGGATCTACGAGCGCCTACCCCCTCGGCGGCGGCAGAACTGGTTGTCCCTCGGAAGGAAGACCTGCGTTCTCTCGTTGCTCAATTTCAAGTGGATCTGTACAAAAACTGCCTACGATTTATAAAGAATTATCAGGAAAAATTAAACTTTTTGAAGAGCCACCTCAGGCATCCTCAAAAACGGCTGGAAGAACTTTTTCAACGCCTGGATGAGCTTCAAGAAAGATTGAATCTAGCACAAAAAAAATCCTTCGAAAAATACCACTTGGCTGTTTGTAATCTTCAGCAAATGTTGCAGATGCTTTCTCCCTTAGCAATTTTGAAGCGCGGGTATGCGATTGTTTATCAGCAACAAAATCAAGTTTGGATTCCGCTAAAAACCAAAGTTCATGTTCAGGTGGGGGAACTTTTGAAGATTCGGCTGAGTGAGGAGGAGTTGGAAACAAAGGTAACTGCTAGAGGGCAGCTCTAA